cttgtaaattcgtcgtaaaccaatgtttcgacgtaattttgtcataaatcgaaaaacgcgggcctggtaacttcgtcgtaaatgaaaaaacacgggcctggtaacttcgtcgtaatgttacTTAATGTATGAGTTGTCTTGTATAATATCTATTTCTTAAggtaaaaatttttattttgttgaagTTAAGGGTTTTAGTTGGATAAAGAGGATGAAAGTATGAATGAGTGATAATGGTAAGGATGAtaactttggggtttagggatttgattttcgTGGTTTCATACTTTCctcgtaaattcgttgtaaataaaaacacgggcctggtaacttcgtcgtaacataaaatattatttccatgtaaattcgtcgtaacataaaatactatttcctagtaacttcgtcgtaaatgaaaaaacacgggcctggtaactttgtcgtaaatgaaaaaacacgggcctggtaacttcgtcgtaaaccaaaacacgggcctggtaacttcgtcgtaaacgaaaacacgggtctggtaacttcctcgtaacattacgacgaagttacgaggaaaccgtttttatatatatgggagAAGTCTTTCAGACGAGCACTGCTCGTATCTTCCTCCCTAACTCCTCTCCCCCTCTAAggtaactttctctctctatcttttttttttttatagtttaggtggttagtttaggtgattagtttagggaattagtttaggtgattagttaacggaattagtttagatgattagtttagaaaattattttaaacaattcgtttaggatatatattaatttaatttttttaaattttctagatggctcctagaccgAGACCAGCAGCTCCTGCACCTACGTATGCGGATTTGTTTGGCGATGGATCTTCCTCTAGCAGTCCATCGTCTTCTTCCAggacagttccagactctcacaCATCTCGGAGAGTTTCTTCGACCCCTCCTCCTCTTCTATCTCAGATGCCTCCCCCACCAGCTCCACCTGTCGCCCCGGATCAGCCTGCCCCACCGGCTGCAGTTCATCCAGATTTGCGGGTGCCAGCTCATGCACCATTCGCAAGATACACCgtcgaggatttgcttgcccagcccggACGAGAGGGTTTACACGTTctggaccccgatagacccccgggtacttattggtaagtacataaaattattaattttaaatttaaaatctttgatcaatttttttaacaaacttgttatatttgcaggtttggggctaacaaccgtgttagccggagcgtttcagaGACGATGAAGGGATATTATGACGGCCCTTATCCCAACTGGACCATGACTCCCGATCACGTCAAGacgacgtggtttaaatgttttgcggtaattatatttacatattattaatatttatattgttaattaaataattaatattttttttctaatcttttaaaatgtttgttttttcagcAAAGGTGGAACTGGTCCgtaggaatcaccgagagggtgaagagcGAATTTATTGCAAAGGCGAAAACTCGTCTTTGCAACACCGTCTCCGATTGGAtggacaagtgggagatttaCGGCTATGAGGGGAAGCCGAGCGGGGTCACAAAGGAAgcatgggatggcctcatcacctattggaacgaacccaGCTCCATCCGCAAAGCCAACTCCTGCTCCGCTTCCCGAAGAACGAGGGATAAAGATGGCCATTTGCCCATGGTTCATAGAACCGGCCAAAAACCCCCATGCCGGAATTCCTctcgaagctgtaagttttatttaaatttataattttcattattttcaacttgtatttattaattatatttaatttatttattattgttgtttattagttggagaagacgggagttttgccatctctctcggacttattcaagatgactcacgcctcaCCAGATggggtttttgtggatcctgcatccgaGAAACTCTTCAACGCTGTGGCGTCTCGGGTTGAAGAGCAAGAGACGCAACTTACCCAACAGGCTgcagatggattacccgtcaagtTGTCAACCGAAGAGGTCGACCGGATCTTCGAGgaggtaaaatttaataattttaattttttttctttattttattattaactctaaatacgtttttatatatatacatataggtaGCTCCTAGAAAGAAGGGAAGGACGGTCGGAATAGGTTtcgttaacgaagttgcaagggcgacTTCGTCATACTATTCGAGACGGGACCAGGACAACGACCGGATGCAGGCTCGCATGGATACCCAGCAGCAGCGTTTGGACTCTCTCGAGGGTTTGCTGGATGTGATGGCGGTGGGAAATCTAACTTTGCAGAGAGCTTTGGCGGAGAGACGAGCAGCTCTCGGGATGAGCCAGCCGGATCCCGAAGCAGGAACGTCTACAGACCCGAACCCCTCAGCCAACTACTTCGATGACGATGATGTTGgcctttagtttccttttttaatttcttttgttttgtataaaaaatttaaattctatttaattaatgaatttagagtttttttttaaaaaattatttggtttcatatttaattttatttcaaatattttaaattttaaaattattgttttataaaatttatataattattataattaattaatattttaaatatggagatgtaaattcgttgtaaaattCCACGTTAAGTCCTCGTAACGTTTACGAGAAATTTACATGGAGTCGTTGTAAAGTCCTCGTAAAgtttacatcgactttacgtgGAAGCCTTACGTAGCTTTTACAACGAActattacgaggtatttacatcGTCATTTACGAGGGCATTACAACGAATAGTTTCCttccgctttacgaggaattgacttcctcgtaaacgtaactaggactttacgacgaaacctccgttacgacgagcgtttaacaacgaaacgcgtatcgatgttaattcgtcgtaaagcctctattacgacgaatttacaacgaataccgccctcataaaaaatatgttttcttgtagtgtcgatctctagttttttttatcacattgattttaaaaatttttatggatatatatgatatttcgAAAGTCGTTGCATATGACTAAAAGGGAATATAATTCAACTCCCAATaatgatgcaaaaaaaaaacttccaataacattagatttagttagagttataaaataaataataaaaaaaaaactttttgaataacaaaagattttagtgagttttgaaattttttaaaccaACAACAATAgaatctcaaaattttcaaagtttataaGAATTCACTTGTCAATAACTCCCCTAAAGTATATATTGAGTTACATTTCTATTATATATCTACTATTAATAATAGCAATTTCAGTTAATGTCAAAGGTTTTGTTGTTTCATCCTAAAAATGAGATTAGTTTTTAAGAAGttgtcaaattttgaaatgatgtatttatatataattatgtatctTTTCAACATGCAACTATTGTAAAAAGttgttgatatcttgcatatttacattgttttatccatttattcatgtgcattttcatcatatagattagaatttagccatgtctaggttgcattttgtatacatatgtctctattaggtattggagtaccgcatggagttcctggagacatttgagtgcatttggagctcaaagga
This region of Brassica napus cultivar Da-Ae chromosome C5, Da-Ae, whole genome shotgun sequence genomic DNA includes:
- the LOC125587040 gene encoding uncharacterized protein LOC125587040, with translation MAPRPRPAAPAPTYADLFGDGSSSSSPSSSSRTVPDSHTSRRVSSTPPPLLSQMPPPPAPPVAPDQPAPPAAVHPDLRVPAHAPFARYTVEDLLAQPGREGLHVLDPDRPPETMKGYYDGPYPNWTMTPDHVKTTWFKCFAQRWNWSVGITERVKSEFIAKAKTRLCNTVSDWMDKWEIYGYEGKPSGVTKEAWDGLITYWNEPSSIRKANSCSASRRTRDKDGHLPMVHRTGQKPPCRNSSRSYGVFVDPASEKLFNAVASRVEEQETQLTQQAADGLPVKLSTEEVDRIFEEVAPRKKGRTVGIGFVNEVARATSSYYSRRDQDNDRMQARMDTQQQRLDSLEGLLDVMAVGNLTLQRALAERRAALGMSQPDPEAGTSTDPNPSANYFDDDDVGL